From the Cryptomeria japonica chromosome 2, Sugi_1.0, whole genome shotgun sequence genome, one window contains:
- the LOC131859308 gene encoding probable LRR receptor-like serine/threonine-protein kinase At3g47570, translating into MSNGSLERHLHCDAGKCNIGGVCKMDLQTRLHVAMDVARGLAYLHHDCSIQAVHCDLKPNNILLDFYMTAHIADFGNAHILSENSMDSFSASATLKGALGYIAPEYGVGARISAKGDVYSYGILLLEMLTRKRPTHQMFVDGLSLRMWVSMAFPDRISEVVDCSLLLCSGGITDSTCTCLTQLIRVALLCSNDSPKDRPSMPEVVELLECIEAMFEGSRIDSKYQSDLYEMVSSTRWAGNLVQVGKGQSTSTLQSSS; encoded by the exons ATGTCTAATGGAAGCCTGGAAAGGCATTTGCATTGTGATGCTGGCAAATGTAATATTGGGGGTGTCTGTAAAATGGATTTACAGACACGATTACATGTAGCCATGGATGTTGCCCGTGGTTTGGCATATCTCCATCATGATTGTTCAATTCAAGCTGTTCACTGTGATTTGAAGCCCAACAATATACTTCTGGACTTCTATATGACAGCACATATAGCTGATTTTGGAAACGCCCATATACTATCTGAAAATTCTATGGATTCATTTTCAGCATCAGCAACACTGAAAGGTGCTCTAGGCTACATTGCCCCTG AGTATGGAGTTGGTGCAAGGATTTCAGCGAAGGGAGATGTTTACAGTTATGGAATTCTGTTGTTAGAGATGCTAACAAGAAAGAGGCCAACCCACCAGATGTTTGTTGATGGACTCAGCTTGCGCATGTGGGTTAGTATGGCTTTCCCTGATAGGATTTCAGAGGTGGTTGATTGTAGCTTGCTGTTGTGCAGTGGAGGTATTACAGATTCTACATGCACTTGTCTTACTCAACTGATTCGAGTAGCCTTGTTGTGCTCAAACGATTCGCCTAAAGACCGACCAAGTATGCCAGAAGTTGTGGAGTTGTTGGAATGCATTGAGGCCATGTTTGAAGGCAGTAGAATTGATTCTAAATATCAATCTGATCTGTATGAAATGGTAAGCAGCACAAGATGGGCAGGAAATCTTGTCC